Proteins from one Pseudomonas sp. KBS0710 genomic window:
- a CDS encoding branched-chain amino acid ABC transporter substrate-binding protein, whose translation MSQTFYKKGFLALAVAAALGVSAFVQADVKIGVAGPMTGANAAFGEQYMKGAQAAADVINKAGGINGEKIVLVAGDDACEPKQAVAVANRLADQDKVIGVVGHFCSSNTIPASEVYDEAGIIMITPGSTNPQVTERGLSAVFRMCGRDDQQGIVAGDYIVDVLKGKKVAVINDKDTYGKGLADATAAQLTKRGVKPVLEEGLTRGEKDFSALVTKIRSTGADVVYFGGLHPEAGPLVRQIREAGLKDVKFMSDDGVVTDELVATAGGAQYVDGVYMTFGADPRLLPDSKTVVEEFRKNGTEPEGYTLYAYASIQALAAGFNGAKSNKGEDAAKWLKAHPVKTVMGEKAWDTKGDLKISDYVVYQWDKDGKYHQLEKQK comes from the coding sequence ATGTCCCAGACGTTTTACAAGAAAGGTTTTCTGGCCCTCGCCGTTGCAGCGGCGTTGGGTGTTTCTGCGTTTGTTCAAGCTGATGTGAAGATTGGCGTGGCAGGCCCGATGACGGGCGCCAACGCAGCTTTCGGTGAGCAGTACATGAAGGGTGCCCAAGCGGCAGCCGATGTGATCAACAAGGCCGGCGGTATCAACGGTGAGAAAATCGTGCTGGTTGCCGGTGACGATGCTTGCGAACCCAAGCAAGCCGTGGCCGTGGCCAACCGCCTGGCCGACCAGGACAAAGTGATCGGCGTGGTTGGGCACTTCTGCTCGTCCAACACCATCCCGGCGTCTGAGGTGTACGACGAAGCGGGCATCATCATGATTACCCCGGGCTCCACCAACCCACAGGTAACCGAGCGTGGTTTGAGTGCCGTGTTCCGTATGTGCGGGCGTGACGACCAGCAAGGCATCGTGGCCGGCGACTACATTGTCGACGTGCTCAAAGGCAAGAAAGTCGCGGTGATCAACGACAAGGACACCTACGGTAAAGGCCTGGCCGATGCCACTGCTGCCCAGTTGACCAAGCGCGGCGTCAAGCCAGTGCTGGAAGAAGGCCTGACCCGCGGCGAGAAAGACTTCAGCGCCCTGGTCACCAAGATCCGCTCCACCGGTGCCGACGTCGTGTACTTCGGCGGCCTGCACCCGGAAGCTGGTCCATTGGTTCGCCAGATTCGTGAAGCCGGCCTCAAAGACGTCAAGTTCATGTCCGATGATGGTGTCGTGACCGACGAACTGGTGGCCACCGCCGGCGGCGCACAATACGTAGACGGCGTGTACATGACTTTCGGCGCCGACCCGCGCCTGCTGCCAGACAGCAAAACCGTGGTGGAAGAGTTCCGTAAAAACGGCACCGAGCCGGAAGGCTACACCCTGTACGCCTACGCCTCGATCCAGGCCCTGGCCGCCGGCTTCAACGGCGCCAAGTCCAACAAGGGCGAAGACGCCGCCAAGTGGCTCAAGGCTCACCCGGTGAAAACCGTGATGGGTGAAAAAGCCTGGGATACCAAGGGCGACCTGAAAATCTCCGACTACGTGGTTTACCAGTGGGATAAAGACGGCAAATACCACCAGCTGGAAAAGCAGAAGTAA
- a CDS encoding FAD-binding oxidoreductase, with the protein MALRETCLWEQLTPGRPDRAALKGEVKVDVCVIGAGITGLSAAIHLLEQGKSVAVLEAHRTGHGGSGRNVGLVNAGMWIPPDEIEAGFGETVGSQLNRMLGAAPSLVFSLIDKYKIDCQLRREGTLHMAHNARGEADLRSREEQWKRRGAPVELLTGQACEQATGTKKIAAALLDRRAGTLNPMAYTTGLANAALGLGGQLFDHSPVTQLERQGALWSVQTAQGSVQAAQVVIASNAYTEGEWTELRRNFFPGYYYQVASAPLTDEAAQQILPGGQGSWDTRQVLSSIRRDAEGRLLLGSLGNGNQKPTWFLKAWADRVQQHYFPYLKSVQWECTWTGCIAFTPDHLMRLFEPAPGLVAVTGYNGRGVTTGSVVGKAFADYLCHQDPQALPIPFAPMQPLAGVGLRSCLYEAGFSLYHAGQCLRIVV; encoded by the coding sequence ATGGCACTACGCGAAACATGTTTATGGGAACAACTCACCCCAGGCCGGCCTGATCGCGCCGCGCTCAAGGGCGAGGTCAAAGTGGATGTGTGCGTGATCGGCGCCGGGATCACCGGCTTGTCGGCCGCCATCCACCTGCTGGAACAAGGCAAAAGCGTCGCCGTGCTGGAGGCTCACCGCACCGGCCATGGCGGTTCGGGGCGTAACGTCGGGCTGGTCAACGCCGGTATGTGGATCCCGCCGGACGAGATCGAAGCCGGTTTTGGCGAAACGGTGGGCAGTCAGCTCAACCGCATGCTGGGCGCGGCACCCTCGCTGGTATTCAGCCTGATCGACAAATACAAGATTGATTGCCAACTGCGCCGTGAGGGCACCTTGCACATGGCGCATAACGCCCGTGGCGAGGCGGATTTGCGCAGCCGCGAAGAACAATGGAAGCGCCGTGGCGCCCCCGTCGAGCTGCTCACGGGCCAGGCGTGCGAGCAAGCCACCGGCACCAAAAAGATCGCCGCCGCTTTGCTGGACCGGCGCGCGGGCACCTTGAACCCGATGGCCTATACCACTGGCCTGGCCAATGCGGCCCTGGGGCTTGGCGGGCAGTTGTTCGATCATTCACCGGTCACTCAACTTGAGCGCCAAGGTGCACTCTGGTCGGTGCAGACCGCCCAGGGTTCAGTGCAGGCGGCGCAAGTGGTGATCGCCTCCAACGCCTATACCGAAGGCGAATGGACCGAGCTGCGGCGCAACTTCTTTCCCGGTTACTACTACCAGGTCGCCTCGGCCCCGCTGACGGACGAAGCCGCGCAACAAATCCTTCCTGGCGGGCAGGGCTCATGGGACACGCGCCAGGTGTTAAGCAGCATCCGCCGCGACGCCGAGGGTCGGCTATTGCTCGGCAGCCTGGGGAACGGCAACCAGAAACCCACGTGGTTCCTCAAGGCGTGGGCCGATCGGGTGCAGCAGCATTACTTCCCGTACCTCAAATCGGTGCAGTGGGAGTGCACCTGGACCGGCTGCATCGCCTTCACCCCGGACCACCTGATGCGCCTGTTCGAGCCGGCACCCGGTCTGGTCGCCGTCACCGGTTATAACGGGCGTGGCGTGACCACTGGCAGTGTGGTCGGCAAGGCTTTTGCCGACTATTTGTGTCACCAGGACCCACAGGCATTGCCGATCCCCTTTGCGCCCATGCAACCGTTGGCCGGGGTGGGCCTGCGCAGTTGCCTGTATGAAGCAGGGTTCTCGCTGTATCACGCCGGGCAATGCCTGCGGATCGTGGTCTGA
- a CDS encoding aldehyde dehydrogenase family protein, producing MVAALLDRLGVNPALYQSGKQPVHSPIDGSRIGSVHWEGAAEVEQQVSRAEHAFEAWRKVPAPRRGELVRQFGDVLREYKADLGELVSWEAGKITQEGLGEVQEMIDICDFAVGLSRQLYGLTIASERPGHHMRETWHPLGVVGVISAFNFPVAVWAWNTTLALVCGNAVIWKPSEKTPLTALACQALFERVLKKFDGAPQYLSQVIIGGRDAGAALVDDPRVALISATGSTRMGREVAPKVAARFARSILELGGNNAMILGPSADLDMAVRAILFSAVGTAGQRCTTLRRLIAHESVKEEIVTRLKAAYSKVRIGHPLEGNLIGPLIDKHGFENMQDALEQALSEGGKVFGGKRQLEDKFPNAYYVSPAIVEMPEQSDVVCTETFAPILYVVGYTEFTEALRLNNAVPQGLSSCIFTTDVREAEQFMSAVGSDCGIANVNIGPSGAEIGGAFGGEKETGGGRESGSDAWRGYMRRQTNTVNYSLELPLAQGITFD from the coding sequence ATGGTTGCCGCATTGCTTGATCGTCTCGGGGTAAACCCGGCGCTGTACCAGTCGGGTAAACAGCCCGTGCATTCGCCGATTGATGGCAGCCGTATCGGCAGTGTGCATTGGGAAGGTGCCGCTGAAGTGGAGCAGCAGGTCAGTCGCGCCGAGCATGCATTCGAGGCCTGGCGCAAGGTGCCGGCACCGCGTCGCGGTGAGCTGGTGCGCCAGTTCGGCGATGTGTTGCGCGAATATAAAGCCGACCTGGGCGAGCTGGTGTCGTGGGAAGCCGGCAAGATCACCCAGGAAGGCTTGGGTGAAGTGCAGGAGATGATCGACATCTGCGACTTCGCCGTGGGCTTGTCCCGCCAGTTGTACGGCTTGACCATCGCCTCCGAGCGCCCTGGCCACCACATGCGTGAAACCTGGCACCCGCTGGGCGTGGTCGGTGTGATCAGCGCGTTCAACTTCCCGGTCGCGGTGTGGGCGTGGAACACCACGCTGGCGCTGGTGTGCGGCAACGCGGTGATCTGGAAACCGTCGGAAAAGACCCCGCTCACCGCACTGGCCTGCCAGGCCTTGTTCGAGCGCGTACTGAAGAAGTTCGACGGCGCCCCACAATACCTCAGCCAAGTGATCATCGGCGGCCGTGACGCCGGTGCGGCATTGGTGGATGACCCACGCGTCGCGCTGATCAGCGCCACCGGCAGCACCCGCATGGGCCGCGAAGTGGCGCCCAAAGTCGCCGCACGTTTCGCCCGCAGCATCCTCGAACTGGGCGGCAACAACGCGATGATCCTCGGCCCAAGCGCCGACCTCGACATGGCCGTGCGCGCCATCCTGTTCAGCGCCGTCGGCACAGCTGGCCAGCGTTGCACCACCTTGCGCCGTCTAATCGCCCATGAGTCGGTCAAGGAAGAAATCGTTACCCGCCTCAAGGCCGCCTATTCCAAAGTGCGCATCGGCCACCCGCTGGAAGGCAACCTGATCGGCCCGCTGATCGACAAGCACGGTTTCGAGAATATGCAGGACGCCCTGGAGCAAGCCTTGAGCGAAGGCGGCAAGGTGTTCGGCGGCAAACGCCAGTTGGAAGACAAATTCCCGAATGCCTACTACGTGTCGCCGGCCATTGTCGAAATGCCCGAGCAAAGCGACGTAGTGTGCACCGAAACCTTCGCACCGATTCTGTATGTGGTCGGCTACACCGAGTTCACCGAAGCCCTGCGCCTGAACAACGCCGTGCCGCAAGGCCTGTCCTCGTGCATCTTCACCACCGACGTGCGTGAAGCCGAGCAGTTCATGTCGGCGGTGGGCAGTGACTGCGGCATCGCCAACGTCAACATCGGCCCGAGCGGCGCGGAGATTGGTGGCGCGTTTGGCGGTGAGAAAGAGACCGGTGGTGGGCGTGAGTCGGGTTCGGATGCGTGGCGCGGGTATATGCGGCGCCAGACCAATACTGTGAACTACTCGCTGGAATTGCCGCTGGCGCAGGGCATTACCTTCGACTAA
- a CDS encoding LysR family transcriptional regulator, with the protein MLNKRHLPSITALQCFEAATRHLSFTRAAEELNLTQSAVSKQVAQLEELLQHLLFRRVRRRLQMTPAGDLYLVEVRKILTQVEMSTHYLRSYGGETEVLRVSTPYTFGARWLVPRLKGWRLRHPQIHLDLCNEQEPDELLQGKADMAFYFGQGSRPGTESLKLFSEELVPVCAPESLPAQPFTDPTQLSNLVLLQNASRPQGWHDWFASQGYQTEHSYHGPRFDTFYMCIRAAQVGCGVALLPRFLVEEELAEGKLVIPWQHAMPSLDAYYLAYPEHSAEVPKVREFVKWMMEQV; encoded by the coding sequence GTGCTCAACAAAAGACATTTGCCCTCGATCACCGCCCTGCAGTGTTTCGAAGCCGCCACCCGTCACCTGAGCTTCACCCGCGCTGCCGAGGAGCTGAACCTCACGCAAAGCGCCGTGAGCAAACAGGTGGCGCAGCTGGAAGAACTGCTGCAACACCTGTTGTTTCGCCGAGTGCGCCGCCGCTTGCAGATGACCCCGGCGGGGGATCTGTACCTGGTGGAAGTGCGCAAAATCCTCACGCAAGTAGAGATGTCCACCCACTACCTGCGCTCCTACGGCGGCGAGACTGAAGTGCTGCGCGTGTCCACGCCTTACACGTTCGGCGCGCGCTGGCTGGTGCCACGCCTCAAGGGCTGGCGTTTGCGGCATCCGCAGATCCACCTGGACCTGTGCAACGAGCAGGAGCCCGACGAGTTGCTGCAAGGCAAGGCCGACATGGCTTTCTACTTCGGCCAGGGTTCACGGCCGGGCACCGAAAGCCTGAAGCTGTTCAGCGAAGAGTTGGTGCCGGTGTGCGCGCCGGAGAGCCTGCCCGCGCAGCCATTCACCGACCCCACGCAACTGAGCAACCTGGTGCTGCTGCAGAATGCCTCGCGACCGCAGGGCTGGCATGACTGGTTCGCCAGCCAGGGCTATCAGACCGAGCACAGCTACCACGGGCCGCGTTTTGATACCTTTTATATGTGCATTCGGGCGGCGCAGGTGGGCTGTGGCGTGGCCTTGTTGCCGCGCTTTCTGGTGGAGGAGGAATTGGCCGAGGGCAAGTTGGTAATTCCCTGGCAGCATGCAATGCCCAGCCTGGATGCGTATTACCTGGCGTACCCGGAGCATTCGGCGGAGGTGCCCAAGGTGCGTGAGTTTGTGAAGTGGATGATGGAGCAGGTTTAG
- the pncB gene encoding nicotinate phosphoribosyltransferase produces the protein MSESVFADRIVQNLLDTDFYKLTMMQAVLHNYPNVEVEWEFRCRNSEDLRPYLAEIRYQIERLAELSLSPDQLGFLERISFMKPDFLRFLGLFRFNLRYVQTGIENGELFIRLRGPWLHVILFEVPMLAIVSEVRNRYRYQTVILEQAREQLYRKFDWLSANASSEELSELQVADFGTRRRFSYRVQEEVVSVLKHDFPGRFVGTSNVHLAREFDMKPLGTMAHEWIMAHQQLGPRLIDSQIAALDCWVREYRGLLGIALTDCITTDAFLGDFDLYFAKLFDGLRHDSGDPIQWAEKAIAHYHKLGIEPMSKTLVFSDSLTLPKALEIFRALRGRINVSFGIGTNLTCDIPGVEPMSIVLKMTACNGQPVAKISDEAGKTHCTDPNFVAYLRHVFKVPALSSKE, from the coding sequence ATGAGCGAGAGTGTGTTTGCCGATCGCATCGTGCAGAACTTGCTCGACACCGACTTCTACAAGCTGACCATGATGCAGGCGGTGCTGCACAACTACCCGAACGTGGAAGTTGAATGGGAGTTTCGTTGCCGCAACAGTGAAGACCTGCGCCCGTACCTGGCGGAAATCCGCTACCAGATCGAACGCCTCGCCGAACTGAGCCTGAGCCCCGACCAGCTTGGCTTTCTTGAGCGCATCAGCTTCATGAAGCCGGACTTCCTGCGCTTCCTCGGGCTGTTTCGCTTCAACCTGCGCTATGTGCAAACCGGCATTGAGAACGGCGAGCTGTTTATCCGCCTGCGCGGGCCGTGGCTGCATGTGATCCTGTTTGAGGTGCCGATGCTGGCCATCGTCAGCGAAGTGCGCAACCGCTACCGCTACCAGACCGTCATCCTCGAACAAGCCCGCGAGCAGCTGTACCGCAAGTTCGACTGGCTGTCTGCCAATGCCAGCAGCGAAGAGCTCTCGGAGCTGCAAGTCGCCGACTTCGGCACCCGTCGGCGCTTCTCGTACCGCGTGCAGGAAGAAGTGGTCAGCGTGCTCAAGCACGATTTCCCCGGGCGTTTTGTCGGCACCAGCAACGTGCACCTGGCCCGCGAGTTCGATATGAAACCGCTGGGCACCATGGCCCACGAATGGATCATGGCCCACCAGCAACTCGGCCCGCGCCTGATCGACAGCCAGATCGCCGCGCTTGACTGCTGGGTGCGCGAGTACCGTGGCCTGCTGGGCATTGCGCTCACGGACTGCATCACCACGGATGCGTTCCTGGGCGATTTCGACCTGTACTTCGCCAAGCTCTTCGACGGCCTGCGCCACGACTCCGGTGACCCGATTCAATGGGCCGAGAAAGCCATCGCCCACTACCACAAGCTCGGCATCGAGCCGATGAGCAAGACCCTGGTGTTCTCCGACAGCCTGACGCTGCCCAAGGCCCTGGAGATTTTCCGCGCGCTGCGTGGCCGCATTAATGTCAGCTTCGGTATCGGCACCAACCTGACCTGTGACATTCCGGGTGTTGAACCGATGAGCATCGTGCTTAAAATGACTGCCTGTAATGGCCAGCCCGTCGCGAAGATTTCCGATGAAGCGGGCAAGACCCACTGCACCGACCCGAATTTTGTCGCCTATTTGCGTCACGTTTTCAAAGTACCTGCCCTTTCCAGCAAGGAGTGA
- the nadE gene encoding ammonia-dependent NAD(+) synthetase produces the protein MQAVQREIAQQLKVQAPFNDQAALEAEVARRVGFIQDCLRNSGLKTLVLGISGGVDSLTAGLLAQRAMKELRASTGDEAYRFIAVRLPYETQFDEHDAQASVDFIEPDERHTVNIGPAVKSLANEVAAFEGKAAVSRDFVLGNTKARMRMVAQYTIAGAAGGLVIGTDHAAEAVMGFFTKFGDGACDLAPLSGLVKNQVRAIARHFGAPESLVEKIPTADLEDLSPGKPDEASHGVTYAEIDAFLHGEPVREEAFKIICDTYRKTEHKRVMPFAP, from the coding sequence ATGCAAGCCGTACAGCGTGAGATTGCGCAGCAGCTCAAGGTCCAAGCGCCGTTCAACGACCAGGCCGCCCTTGAGGCCGAAGTGGCGCGCCGCGTAGGGTTTATCCAGGACTGCCTGCGCAATTCCGGGCTCAAGACCTTGGTGCTGGGCATCAGCGGCGGTGTCGACTCCCTGACCGCCGGCCTGCTGGCCCAGCGTGCAATGAAAGAGCTGCGTGCCAGCACCGGTGATGAAGCCTACCGTTTTATCGCGGTGCGCCTGCCCTATGAAACCCAGTTCGACGAACACGACGCCCAGGCGTCGGTGGACTTTATCGAGCCGGACGAACGCCACACCGTGAACATCGGCCCGGCGGTGAAATCCCTGGCCAATGAAGTGGCGGCGTTTGAAGGCAAGGCGGCGGTGTCGCGTGATTTTGTGCTGGGCAACACCAAGGCGCGCATGCGCATGGTGGCGCAGTACACTATCGCTGGCGCAGCCGGTGGTTTGGTGATCGGCACTGACCATGCGGCGGAAGCGGTAATGGGCTTTTTCACCAAGTTCGGTGACGGTGCCTGCGACCTGGCGCCGTTGAGCGGGCTGGTGAAGAACCAGGTGCGCGCGATTGCGCGGCACTTCGGTGCGCCGGAGTCGCTGGTGGAGAAGATCCCGACTGCCGACCTTGAAGACCTGTCGCCGGGCAAACCGGACGAGGCTTCACACGGGGTGACCTACGCCGAAATCGATGCGTTCCTGCACGGCGAGCCGGTGCGTGAGGAAGCGTTCAAGATTATCTGCGACACCTATCGCAAGACTGAGCACAAGCGCGTCATGC